A DNA window from Phragmites australis chromosome 11, lpPhrAust1.1, whole genome shotgun sequence contains the following coding sequences:
- the LOC133884996 gene encoding uncharacterized protein At4g15545-like: MAEEGEEAPPAAMVGEDAGAAAKVKDDFGLPAELVAVLPADPFAQLDVARKITSIALTSRLGRLEAEAARLHAQLAERDAEAEDLRERVEQLDAALAVASGRLRRAEEEKETLLSEKASLSNIVRKLNRDVAKLEVFKKTLMQSLHEDEDNPNTAPRARVTETSNFSSATSVTDEDSTFPTYKTSQFSETASSVSEESSHVDQDVPRPPRPHAFLPSYNSTPRMTPPDSPPRGFAPVSPPRRHSISITSMNMFNDRSSVFSGHHSSPFDTASQTGRTRVDGKEFFRQVRNRLSYEQFSAFLANVKELNAHKQSREDTLRKADEIFGPENKDLYTIFEGLITRNLH, encoded by the exons ATGGcggaggaaggggaggaggcgccgccggcTGCGATGGTGGGGGAGGACGCGGGAGCGGCGGCGAAGGTCAAGGATGACTTTGGGTTGCCCGCGGAGCTGGTGGCAGTGCTGCCGGCGGACCCGTTTGCGCAGCTGGACGTGGCGCGCAAGATCACCTCCATCGCGCTCACGTCCCGCCTCGGGCGCctcgaggcggaggcggcgcggcTCCACGCGCAGCTCGCCGAGCGCGACGCCGAGGCCGAGGACCTCCGCGAGCGCGTCGAGCAGCTCGATGCAGCGCTCGCAGTCGCCTccggccgcctccgccgcgccgaggaggagaag GAGACGCTGCTGAGCGAGAAGGCGTCGCTATCCAATATCGTCAGGAAGCTCAACAGAGATGTCGCCAAG TTGGAAGTTTTCAAGAAGACACTTATGCAGTCACTCCACGAAGATGAAGACAATCCT AATACTGCTCCCAGGGCAAGAGTTACCGAAACTTCGAATTTCTCCTCTGCAACATCTGTTACAG ATGAAGATTCTACATTTCCAACTTACAAAACGTCGCAGTTTTCAGAAACTGCAAGTTCTGTTTCAGAGGAAAGTAGTCATGTTGACCAAGATG TACCTAGGCCACCCCGTCCACATGCATTCTTGCCGTCGTACAACAGCACACCAAGGATGACTCCCCCAGACTCACCTCCAAGGGGTTTTGCGCCGGTATCACCGCCAAGGCGACATTCGATCTCCATTACATCAATGAACATGTTTAATGACAGGTCCTCGGTCTTTTCTGGTCACCATAGCTCTCCATTTGACACAGCAAGTCAAACAG GACGAACAAGAGTTGATGGAAAGGAGTTCTTTCGTCAGGTCAG AAACCGCTTGTCTTATGAGCAGTTCAGTGCATTCCTAGCTAATGTGAAGGAACTGAACGCACACAAGCAGAGCAGAGAG GATACACTAAGAAAGGCTGATGAGATCTTCGGTCCAGAAAACAAGGACCTGTACACCATCTTTGAGGGTCTAATTACTCGCAATCTTCACTAG